The following DNA comes from Kluyveromyces lactis strain NRRL Y-1140 chromosome E complete sequence.
AAACTTTCGTACTACTTTAGATACTATGTGTATATAGTTTTGAGACGAAGTAGTGTCTGGTCAACGCATCATCGGCATTTAGATCTTTATCTTGACTTATAGTTCAATTTTATGTAACTGAACCAATTCCAAGATTTTTAAAGTATCTTCTTATAAACACAACCCAATTTATGATCAATACTAGTCATAAGGAAAAAACTAGACAAAACCAGAATTCAAGAGTCTGTCACTTGTTCATTATTATCAGTGTATACCATACCTAGTGTCTCATCAAACATTCTGGACTTCTTTTTGGACCACCTTCTTCGACAAGACTCATTGGGATTCATCTAATACAAGGCGAACACAGATTCAAAATGATAGGTACAGACGAGCAAATTGCTAAGTGGAAACATGAAAAAACCATCGGTATCATTGGATTAGGTGATATGGGACTTCTATATGCTACTAGGTTTTCCAAAGCTGGTTGGCGGGTTATTTGCTGCGATAGACCAGAATTTTacgaagaattgaaagaaaagtattCCTCAGAAAGCTTCAATGTTGTTGAGAATGGTACACTAGTGTCAAGAGCTAGTGATTATATCATTTATTCAGTCGAGGCCGAGAATATCGAAAATATTGTGAAGATGTATGGCGCAGCGTCAAAGGTAGGCTCGATTGTCGGAGGACAAACCAGTTGCAAGAATGCGGAAATCAACGCTTTCGAGAAATATTTACCTTCGGACTGTGAGATTGTATCTGTACACTCATTGCATGGTCCCAAGGTCAATACAGAAGGACAGCCGTTAGTCCTAATAAACCATAGAACTAAATCTCAGGAATCATTTGACTTGGTAGAATCTTTGATGTCTTGTTTGAAGAGCCAACATGTTTATTTATCTTACGAGGAACATGATAAAATTACTGCAGATACCCAAGCAGTAACGCACGCAGCATTCTTAAGTATGGGGGTTGCTTGGTATAAGATACGAATCTACCCATGGACGCTTGGAGTCAATAAGTGGCATGGAAGTCTAGAGAATGTCAAAGTGAATATCTCCTTAAGAATCTATTCTAATAAATGGCATGTATATGCGGGGTTAGCCTTAACAAACCCTGCTGCTCATAAACAAATCACACAATACGCTAAAAGTGCTACCGAGCTTTTTACCCTTTTCGTGGAAGGGAAGAAAGATGAACTTACTAAAAGACTTCAAGTCGCCAAAGATTTTGTATTTGGTAACCACAATGGCTTGTTACTATTACACGATCTAGCTCTTGATGATTACTCATTATCAAAACATGAAAAAGGTGAAGATAACGAAGTGATACCAAACTCTCATTTATCTCTATTAGCAATTGTCGATAGTTGGTACCAATTGGGAATTGATCCCTACGATCATATGATCTGCAGTACTCCTTTATTCAGAATTTTCTTGGGGGTTAGCGAATACTTATTCCTAACAGATGGTTTACTAGAACAGACTATCGATGCTGCGATTAACGTACCAGAGTTCAGAGCGGATGATATGGAATTCGTCATAGCTGCAAGGTCGTGGTCTAATATCGTCTCTTTTGGTAACTTCGAACTCTATAAGAGACAATTTGAAGAGGTacaacaatttttcactCCAATGTTTCCAGAAGCAAATGCTATTGGCAACGAAATGATTAAGACTATTCTTGAGCATTCAAAAAGTAAAAATTTATGATATGTTTACGCTTGATAGATTATgttatatatgtatatatatgatatACAATGATATACATAAGTACTGTGAGAGAAATTTATTGCTAAAACTTCGATACGATCGGAAGATAAATCCTCACATAATGTGCCATAAACTATATAGACGCCATGCATTAAATTAGAaggatgatgaaaataGCTTCATTGGATGGAAAGGTGACTAACTTAATAGTTTCAGAGAAAGTTTTATTTTATCGCCTGCGTTTTCTACTTTCTAAAAAGTCACAATCTTCAGAGGTTTCCAAGTTGTTGAGATTCGGTTCTGTGAGTGGACTCACACTCATAAAAGAGCTCAACCCGGTTCTTTGCCTCTTTCCCCTGTATAACTGTTCCGAACAGTCTTCGTTTGTTATGTGGTTATGGGTATCTACCGGGGTTGGGCTTTTACTATGCAATTTCGGGgagtttctttttgtaTGATTAGGTTGTGACTGAGCCTGCGTTTGCAAATATTCGTTTACCATCTGAACGTCTGTTTGAGTCACCGAGTAAGACTCGAATAGTCGCGGGGAGAAATTCTTGAACTCCTTTACCATAATTCTGTTCCAAGCCATGGCCAATTTTTTATGATAATCGGTGATATTAGTACAGCGACTATAAATTGATGATAACAAATGCTCATAAAAGGAGCACAACCCATAGTTCAGAAGAACAGGAGAGAGATGATTCAAGCAGATAGTCTTATTCACAGGTATGCAGGGATTAGGTGTCAAACAGTTTAATAGTATGATAGGCTCCCATTCGTTCATAGGCTTGTGGCTTATGAAAACAACACAGTAAAGTTCCAAATCTCGGCTTTCGTCATGTAGTACTATATTCCAGAACTGcaaatttgattcttgtGGCTTGATATGGCATGTAGAGTGCTTATAATGGCTCAAACGTTTCCATTCCCTAAGGAGTTTCCTGTACAACGGATGCATCTTATGTGGATGTGGCCTGctatttgaaagaaaaaaaagtagtGAAGAATAACAATTATAGGCAATGGAAAAGCCTTTCCAATAATGATATATTACCACACTTAGTTGGCAATATAGTAGTTAAGATATCCAATAATAATCACGTTACCCTTAGCTTTGCATGCAAAGGTATGCAGTCTTACTGTTTTGTATTTTTACAAATCAGATTAATATAttctattattatttttctCTGATTATCATTTTTGATCTACAAATTCTTCATATATTGTAGAATATGTTTATACagatagaagaagaaagaaaattcAGAGCATTAATCAGTACCGGTATGCCTCATGTGAGCTCTCTGCAGTTACAAACTCGCATATATAAAAAATTGagattgaacaaaaaaatacagCGAGGACAATGTGAACGATACAGACTATATACGCAAGTAATTTTTACTATGTCTAATGGGGTCTCTTTGTTTGTTGTTACCCGGCCACTAAAAGGCCAACTACAATTTTAGTGAAAGGAAAATCTCAGGATCGAGTGATTAATAACACACTGCATTGGTTAGGAGTTATGATTTCATTGTATTTAATATTTCACTCATTACAAAGACATTATCTGATCTTATAGTACGAATACAATAAAATTGTTTACACATCAGGAGACAAACTTACCGCTGTCTGGATCGCTGTTTATTCGTTTATTTGTTTCGAATTTTGGCTGTAACTGGTTCTCAAATaagaaatattttgaacaaGTACTTCCTAATTTTACATATCAACTAGTACAAAAGTTTTGGTTTTAAATTATTAATTGACTTATTAATACaccttttctttaattACCAACTACCTTTGAATTGACCGCAGTACAGCAATTACTTATAAAATATCACAATGGGTAACTTCTTTAGTTCTATGTTTGATAGACTATTGGGTGCGGAAAAAGAATTACGTATATTGATATTAGGGCTTGATGGTGCTGGTAAGACGACGATATTGTACAGACTACAGATAGGAGAAGTGATAACTACAAAACCTACCATTGGTTTCAATGTAGAGACGTTAAATTATAAAAACTTGAAACTTAACGTGTGGGATCTAGGTGGACAAACTTCGATTAGACCATACTGGCGTTGTTATTACGCAAACACAGCAGCAGTTATCTTCGTTGTTGACTCTACAGATAAGGACCGTATGAATATAGCTTCGAAGGAATTGCACCTCATGttgcaagaagaagaattgcAGGACTCCGCTCTGCTCGTATTTGCCAATAAACAAGATCAACCAGGCGCATTAAGTGCGTCAGAAGTATCAAAGGAGTTGAACTTGGCAGAATTGAAGGATAGAAGCTGGAGTATTGTTGCATCCAGTGCCATTAAGGGCGAAGGGATAACTGAAGGTTTGGATTGGTTAATTGACGTGATTAAGGAAGAACAAATGTAATTGTagaaggaattgaaaactgCATGTTTTTTAGTGCTTCCGGTCCCATTATATTTATCTACAACTGAAATGCTTTTTTAATTTGACATGACCTAAGATagtaataaaaataaatgaCAAAGCTAATAACAAAGTTAAAATTCGAATTGTTTACTTCCTGCCGATGCTGGCGTAATGTCCTATTGAATTCCTTTACACGCTTATTTCAATAGACATTCAATTTTCCCATgcatttttatttcatctCCAAAATCCTCCACTATTTCGTTTACGTTTGCGTATGCGTGATATAATGTTTTCTCCTATTCAAACCATTCCATCGTGCCCTAGtttcattatatatatagcATATTCATAATTCGCATAATTAAGCAGTCATTATACCATGCAACCACGAATCCTTTAAATGGAACATGGTCTTGCCAACTACCACCATATCATTCAGTATATGATGTATTACTTCGCTCAACGTAAAAAGGTAAATCTCTTTGTTATATATTACAGGTGTACATTACCCCCTCGACGAATATCATATACTGGAAACAAATACCAAAAGCGGTACCtctttttgattattattTGCTATAGTAATAACTACAGGCATatagcaaaaaaaaaagtaacCGTTATAAAGATCgtgaattgaaaaaaaagtgtgTGTTATTAAAACGATGACAACTTATAAAAAGGTCAAGGGAGGCAAATAACTCAGGCCTGTTTATCATTCATGTTATAAGTATATGAATTGGTACACTTAGGTTTGAGGTTTTGTCAATTGGTCTTTTCAGTATAAACTCCGATTTGTCATTTTCAGATTATCTTTAATTTTGAGACTGTCCAGTTCATAGGTGGGTGTAAAACTTAGTCCAATGAGGTTTTACTTTAATGCGTTCCGCTCTAGAGTGAACTCCAGGGTGTTTTTCCTCAAAGGTTTAAGAATTACACCGTTTCTTCTGTCGCCTATAGTCCCACTTTCGATGCAATGGTTTAGAGGACCgttattgaacaattcaacGGCGCTAATACCCGATAAAAAAGGGGATACTTTCGAGATGGGCTTATACATTTCTTCACAGAAGCAATTACAGGAAGAAGCCGAAAAAGAGCgtgaaagaattataaCTACTAGTGTTATGCCCAGTTTTTTTAAGAGGATTTTGTATCGCATCAATGATGTTATTATAGAACCGGTTTTAACATTGCTTCGATTTCTAGAACTTTCATCCATATTCATTCCGTTGTTAATAATATATCCAATTACATGCCTTGGACATCATAAAACGCTAAAGGTTGATTCGAATAGAGTTGTGAAGGAGACATCAGGTTCCCTTTTGTGGTTTAAACTTCTAAGAAAGGCTTTAGAATTCGCTGGTCCTACATTCATAAAATTAGGTCAATGGGCAGGATCCCGTACTGATATTTTCTCCGAGGGTTTATGCGCAGAGTTGGGGCGCCTACACAGCAATGCTAAACCTCATGCGTTGAAATTTACAAAAGAAGCCATTGTTAATTCCTTAGATAGGAAATATGAGTTCGATGatatatttgatgaatttaaCGAAAAACCTGTTGGATGTGGTGCCATCGCCCAGGTCTACATAGGAAAGTTAACTGAAttaatgatgaagaacttTGATATTAAAACGGATAGTAGGTATTTTGCAGTGAAAGTGGTTCATCCAAACGTACCGAAAAAGATAGACCGTGATTTAAAAATAATGACTTTCTTCGCCGATATGATCGACTCTGTACCCACCATGGAATGGTTGTCCTTACCAAATGAAGTGGAGCAGTTTTCCatattgatgaagttgCAACTTGACCTACGTATAGAATGTCAGAACTTGCAGAAGTTCAATGATAATTTTGCTGACAATCCAAGAGTAAAGTTCCCAGTCGGCGCTATGGATTTATCTTCTCGTTATGTACTTTTTGAAGAGTATATTCACGGATTCCCAATGGAGAAATTTTTATCGAGTAAAGATGGTTTAAAGAGAGTCGACCTTTGTAGAAAAGTCAGCGATCCATTTATCGAGGcttttttgaaaatgttgattCTGGATGATTTCATTCATGCAGATTTGCATCCGGGGAATGTCATGATTCGTTTcatgaaattgaataaacaagaaacaaaggtAGTATCttctgaaaaagaaatgtttcAAATTGTGCACAAGTTAAGAGCAATGTCAAGAGACAACGACCCTGAATTCATTCCGGAGATGAAGAGAGTATTTGAGGAATATGAGCCTCAGGTATGCTTAATTGATGCAGGACTTGTTACCGAGTTGAACGATCGCAATAGAGTGAATTTTATTGCACTATTTAATGCGTTGGCCAAATTTGACGGTTATCGAGCAGGTGAGCTAATGATCGAACGTTCACGTACACCAGAAACTGCGATAGACAAAGATTTATTTGCATTGAAAGTGGAAAAATTAGTCAATAAAGTTAAGAAGCAAACATTCACTTTGGGCACTGTGTCAATAGGAGAACTTTTGGATAAAATGCTAGGAATGGTAAGACAGCATCACGTAAGAATGGAAGGTGATTTCGTATCTGTCATTGTTGCTATTCTATTGTTAGAAGGAATAGGTAGACAGCTTGATCCTGAAATGGATCTCTTTGCAAGGTTCGTATTATTTGTCTTAATGAATGGATTTTCATCCACTTGAAGCTCTTGGTCTCAATTTACTAACACCAAAATTTTACCCATATACCGGAAAAATATTGttcatattttcattgCTATGTAGACTATGAGCGATGCGTTTTTTCCCGGTGCTCGTGTATTTATTCAGCTCACTACCATTTTTACGTAAGTTCGGAATGAGCAGAGCTCATGATTTAGCCGGCGGTGATTCCAGCATGCTACAGGATATGAGTTCGCTATCGATGTTAAAGATATGGCTAGGGTTAGAAATTCGTCAATTGATGAGCATCTCTTCAAAACAGATATACGAACTAGTAAAAACGGATCAATTGTGTCCAAATTACTAAGAAAAAATGGTAATAAATGGAgaatattccaattctcTTAATGCATAACGAGGATAAACTTCCAAACAATAACAGTTTTGTTgtataaaagaaataattTACCTGACAACTCTGATAAACCTACCATAAGTTGATTagttcaagaaaaaatatagCTAACGACCCCTAAAATAGTCACCAATAACAGCGgtgaaaaataaatatacCAGGGATTAATTAAAAAGAGCCCTAGCTGAAGCCCATCATGacatatttcaagattacTTTTCATAATGCATGAATTCTCGTTTCCCGTAGTTGGATCCAAATTCCGAAGTATTTAACTGTCAAACAACAATAATGACGCAGAAAGCAATCGATCTTTTGCAGAGACGTTCCTTTTTTCCTAAAGATTTCCGTGAAATCTCTCGGGAATATGCCACGTCTTATCGTCTAACTCACCATCGGCGACTGTCTCTCAGTTTGATTCGAGTAAGCAAGGCGCGGAAGGCATGAAAAAACTGGTAAGTATTTACTATTTATTACATTCCTTATGTCAGCGTGTATTAAATCGTATTTCTTGCGATCATCTTTGCGTTCTACAAGACATCAACAAACTCTCTTTCACCCAATAGAGTGAGAGAAAGTTATTATTTTTCTCTGAACATGGTTTAATGTGTGTCAATCTTGCTCATCCTCATGATACGTCTACTTTTCACAATCTGTGGAGAAGCGAGATTCTTGTTAAAAACCAAACACTGATCCGCCCTCAGCGaatttcagtttcaaaaaacatcttcaaatagGCATTAGTGTAGCGTTTTGAATTTTGCAATACAATTTAGTGATTCCTCAAGCAGCCTCCGTCTGCTCCTGGGAAACTCCATCCCGAACACGCTATACAATGTCACGGCTATCTCTAATGTTATGACACAAGATATGTCCGAAAAGTCGTAAAGTCGAAAAAAAGGAACGTTCTTTTTTTGACTTTATCTTATGATGTGGAAGATACCGCACTGCAGTCAAAAAATGACACCcttttttgaattttttcttgggtAAACGGCTCTACCAGATAACTCGTTACGGACTTCAGGTAGTCAAATTATTAAACAGCTGAGCGCATGTGCATAACATCTTAAATAACTTTCAAATCCACCTTCTTCTATCGTTTCTAAAGGGTAAATCAGCATAAAATTTTTAATTGCCAAGATGTGCCCATCCGCACATTACATTTAGTTTGATCAGTTTCACAATAGACCAGGAGAGAGGaaataatagaaaaaagaatcaaGCGGTATACACTTTCAGCTGTGTGTTGAACCAATATTCAAACCAATGGTAATTCCTCTAAGACTGCCAAATGTTGGATCTACGTATAGGTAACGGCATAGAAGGCAATTAATTATATTGCACTGACTTTGAATGGTTGTGTACAATTATTTAGGAAATTATAACATAATGCCCTGCATACCGCTGGCGTGATAGACAACGTCAAAGGGCTCATTTCAGCTCCATTCCCAGAAAACACTTTTGCCAAGGTAGCTGCACCAAATCTTCTACAGAAAGTTCTTCAGCTGCCTGTCATAtactgaaaattttttctGTCTACAATCTCCTGCTGCGGTAAACACCTGCTGAAAAAGTACCTAGAAAAATGGGGTGTTTCTCGATACTTAGTAGCCCCACGCTGCACAACTATCGGGACAGACTAAGGACGgagagagaaaaaaaaggtttcAATTCGAAGGTATATCGAGTTGAAGCCTTAGTGAGAGACCTCCTATCGTTTTATACCGGTCCCTATGATTTATTATTCTCTTGTtgtatttatttcttttaattcATTGAATCAGCTTTTGCCAATAGAGGTAGAAAGTTCATTTTATATGCACCTACCACTTTCTATGGACAGCGTTGCTGATAAGCTGTTATGCAATGTGAATTTTTTACTCTCGGCAAATGCTCCATCGACGAATGAGTGACGTATaacatttttatttttcgTTCAAGTGATGTGGAAGAGGAGACGCATATTGCAGAAAAACTGGTAGGAATTGCCTACCGAAATTGTAGGCAGCAGGCTGGAAGATGATTGGGAGATTTCAAGGAGTGGGGCGTAAAATAGAGACACACTTGCACTATAttctctttccttttccGATTAAGATTTCTCATTCCTACGATTCTAAACAATGTTTCTTTTAAACTGTTAACTGGAAAGTGATAACTTGAGTGGTAGCTCATGATTTCGGTCAAAGAAAGAGGTGAGAAGTTCAGATGTGTTCATCAGCCTCTACCATACTGcatgtttcttttcctttctgaATGAAATGCGTCTCTTGTGGTTTCCTGCGTGTTGTCGGCATTCTGTATTTAAGCAATGCATGTTAATCACTTTCTCCCAATCTGAACTCATCGGCGAACCTTCAATTACTCGTTCAGATTTTTTTCACGTATGAAATCCAAGCCAAGCCAAGTTAAGGTTTGAGACATCTGGAAAAGTTTCTTATCTTTTGCCATTACAGTTTTACTTTTCGAGTAAGCATTTTTATTCTGGTTTGTATAACATATTAATGTCTGCCGAGGAAAAGATCAGAGAAGTTGAGACCGGTTTCACAAAACCGGTGGATACCATTTCAGATTCGgttgaattgaatttcGAACATGATACCGAGAAGAACTTGCTGAAAGTGAATCGATAGAATCCAACGATGAACCTAAGgaagaaattattcaaacCAGAGGTGTCACCAGAATTGAGGCGGTTAAGAAACGGATGCATGGTTCGTACTTCTGGTTGTTTGCTATCTCCATCTTCTTGACTTCTTTTATTCTAGCCTTAGATGCCACCACAACTTACTCATATCAACCATATGCCACTTCTTCGTTCAACAGACACTCTATGGTGTCTACCTTGACCATTGCTAATTCCGTTATTGGTGCTGTTTGTCAACCGTTCATCGCCAAGATTTCTGATATCAGCTCAAGACCAACTACTTATGCCGTAGTCCTCGTGTTATATGTCATTGGTTTTATTATCACGGCTTGTTCGCCAACAATTGCCGCATATGTTATTGGATCTGTTTTCATTGCTATCGGACAATCTGGATTGAGTTTGATGAACTCTATTGTTGTGGCCGATATGACTAAGTTGAAATGGAGATCTTTATTTACGTCATTCTTATCCGTTCCATACTTGGTTACAACCTGGATCTCTGGTTACCTAACCCAACATTTCATTAGTACCAACTGGAGATGGGGTTATGGTATGTTCGCTATTCTTACTCCTGCTGTGTTGACACCCGCTATAATAATGATCTCTTGGTTAGATCGGAAGGCCAATAAGAGTGGAGAAACACCAATTGGTGTTGATCCACTAGCCgagaagaaaaggttgaTCAAACAATCTGAAATCGATGGTTTAAGAGCTTGGTTGATTCTGTTAAAGGGTGCTcttattgaaattgatgcCTTTGGTTTAGTATTGCTTGGTTTCgccttttctttgatgttgatTCCATGCTCTTTATACTCATATGCTGTTGGGGGTTGGAATAACCCAAGTATGATAGCAATGGAGGTAGTTGGTGGTATTTTGCTGATTTGTTACGCGGTTTATGAAATCTGGTTTGCCCCATTCCCATTGCTACCAAAGAGAGTCTTAACTAACAGAACATTCATTTGCTGTGTCATAATTGATTTCATCTACCAAATGGGTGGTTACTTCTCTCTATTGTACTTCACCTC
Coding sequences within:
- a CDS encoding uncharacterized protein (conserved hypothetical protein), with the translated sequence MRFFPVLVYLFSSLPFLRKFGMSRAHDLAGGDSSMLQDMSSLSMLKIWLGLEIRQLMSISSKQIYELVKTDQLCPNY
- the UBS1 gene encoding Ubs1p (weakly similar to uniprot|P38290 Saccharomyces cerevisiae YBR165W UBS1 Ubiquitin-conjugating enzyme suppressor that functions as a general positive regulator of Cdc34p activity nuclear protein that may represent a link between nucleocytoplasmic transport and ubiquitin ligase activity); the encoded protein is MHPLYRKLLREWKRLSHYKHSTCHIKPQESNLQFWNIVLHDESRDLELYCVVFISHKPMNEWEPIILLNCLTPNPCIPVNKTICLNHLSPVLLNYGLCSFYEHLLSSIYSRCTNITDYHKKLAMAWNRIMVKEFKNFSPRLFESYSVTQTDVQMVNEYLQTQAQSQPNHTKRNSPKLHSKSPTPVDTHNHITNEDCSEQLYRGKRQRTGLSSFMSVSPLTEPNLNNLETSEDCDFLESRKRRR
- the ARL1 gene encoding Arf family GTPase ARL1 (highly similar to uniprot|P38116 Saccharomyces cerevisiae YBR164C ARL1 Soluble GTPase with a role in regulation of membrane traffic; regulates potassium influx; G protein of the Ras superfamily, similar to ADP-ribosylation factor), with the translated sequence MGNFFSSMFDRLLGAEKELRILILGLDGAGKTTILYRLQIGEVITTKPTIGFNVETLNYKNLKLNVWDLGGQTSIRPYWRCYYANTAAVIFVVDSTDKDRMNIASKELHLMLQEEELQDSALLVFANKQDQPGALSASEVSKELNLAELKDRSWSIVASSAIKGEGITEGLDWLIDVIKEEQM
- the TYR1 gene encoding prephenate dehydrogenase (NADP(+)) (similar to uniprot|P20049 Saccharomyces cerevisiae YBR166C TYR1 Step of tyrosine biosynthesis pathway Prephenate dehydrogenase (NADP)); the protein is MIGTDEQIAKWKHEKTIGIIGLGDMGLLYATRFSKAGWRVICCDRPEFYEELKEKYSSESFNVVENGTLVSRASDYIIYSVEAENIENIVKMYGAASKVGSIVGGQTSCKNAEINAFEKYLPSDCEIVSVHSLHGPKVNTEGQPLVLINHRTKSQESFDLVESLMSCLKSQHVYLSYEEHDKITADTQAVTHAAFLSMGVAWYKIRIYPWTLGVNKWHGSLENVKVNISLRIYSNKWHVYAGLALTNPAAHKQITQYAKSATELFTLFVEGKKDELTKRLQVAKDFVFGNHNGLLLLHDLALDDYSLSKHEKGEDNEVIPNSHLSLLAIVDSWYQLGIDPYDHMICSTPLFRIFLGVSEYLFLTDGLLEQTIDAAINVPEFRADDMEFVIAARSWSNIVSFGNFELYKRQFEEVQQFFTPMFPEANAIGNEMIKTILEHSKSKNL
- a CDS encoding ABC1 kinase family protein (similar to uniprot|Q02981 Saccharomyces cerevisiae YPL109C Hypothetical ORF), with translation MRFYFNAFRSRVNSRVFFLKGLRITPFLLSPIVPLSMQWFRGPLLNNSTALIPDKKGDTFEMGLYISSQKQLQEEAEKERERIITTSVMPSFFKRILYRINDVIIEPVLTLLRFLELSSIFIPLLIIYPITCLGHHKTLKVDSNRVVKETSGSLLWFKLLRKALEFAGPTFIKLGQWAGSRTDIFSEGLCAELGRLHSNAKPHALKFTKEAIVNSLDRKYEFDDIFDEFNEKPVGCGAIAQVYIGKLTELMMKNFDIKTDSRYFAVKVVHPNVPKKIDRDLKIMTFFADMIDSVPTMEWLSLPNEVEQFSILMKLQLDLRIECQNLQKFNDNFADNPRVKFPVGAMDLSSRYVLFEEYIHGFPMEKFLSSKDGLKRVDLCRKVSDPFIEAFLKMLILDDFIHADLHPGNVMIRFMKLNKQETKVVSSEKEMFQIVHKLRAMSRDNDPEFIPEMKRVFEEYEPQVCLIDAGLVTELNDRNRVNFIALFNALAKFDGYRAGELMIERSRTPETAIDKDLFALKVEKLVNKVKKQTFTLGTVSIGELLDKMLGMVRQHHVRMEGDFVSVIVAILLLEGIGRQLDPEMDLFARFVLFVLMNGFSST